The genomic DNA AGCAGATATGGCAAATATCACCCTCTGCTAAATTGCCGCACAGTCGGCATGGCTTTAGAATCTTTTTTGCTTTGATTATAGCGTTGGCAAACTCCTCAACTTTGGACAACGGCAACTTGAGGATAAAAAAAGCAATCCGGGAGGCGCTTTTTTTTCCAATCCCCGGCAGTATCGTCAGTTTGTCAATTAAATCATCTAATATGTTTGCCATAAATACTGTTAGAACTTCAAGCCCGGTATTGGCAAACCTCCGGTCAAGCCCGAAAGGCCATCTATCTGGAGTTTTTCGGCGTTTTCTTTAGCCTGATTAACAGCCGCCAGAATAAGTTCCTCAAGCATTTCAATCTCGTCCGGGTTAACAACCTCCGGATCGATTTTGATTTCCAACAGTTCTTGTTTGCCGTTAGCGACAACTTTCACCATTCCGCCGCCGGCGCTTCCCTCAACGGTTTTGTCTGCCAATTCCTCTTGCATTTTCTCAACGGATGCCTGCATTTTCTGCATCTGTTTCATCAAATCGCCAAGTCCTTTAGCCATATATGCTCCTTGTAAAACATCTATAAAAAGTTGTTGATTCATTTCGAACTTCCTCAAGAACCAATAATATCACCATCGATATTATCGATTATCGTTTTAATTTTCGGGTTTTGTTCTAAAATTTTGTTAACGTTTCCTTGCGGTAATTTCTGCCCGTTATCTATATTATTATTAGCTTTAATAAAAACAATCCCGACATTGCTGCCGCAATATTCGGATATCTGTTCAGCAATAAAGCTTTTATCCGTTTCCAGTAAAGACTTGTTGCCGCCGTTCTTATCGGTATAGCCCAAAGTTACCATATTATTTTCGGCTTTTTCAATAGACATATGCTGCAAATTAACCCAGACCATTTTTCTTTTAGCCTTAATAAAGTTTAAGAAATTAGGCCACCATTTATTGATATCCTCAAGTTTATGCGGTCCGGATGGCTGTATCTTAGTAGTTGCCGGTTGGTTATTGGTGTTATCCGGTTTGCTATAACGGCTGGCATGCTTCACCGGCGGCTGTGAATAATTCATCTTTTTAGAAGTACTTTGGGAAGCCGGTTTTGCAGATATCCCCTGAACTAACAGCTGATTTATCTCTATCGTTTTATCAAGCCCGGCCATACGGGTCAGGGCAACCTCGATTGCCACTACCGGGTCTACTCCCGATTTTTTAGCGGCTATAAAATCAGCAAGTATTTGAAGCATTCGCAATAAATCAAAAGTATCGATATCGGTTGTCAAAGCCTCATATTTCTCCAGTTCTACCGTATCTATTTCGAGAAGGGCAATATCGCGAATTTTGTTTTTTATCATTAATAACTTGCTGAGAAAATATGATAATTCGGTTGACATTTCATCTATATCGCCGCCCTCGGCAATATAGATATTAAGCAGTTCGAGAACCTGGGAAGCGTTATGTTCGATAATAGAGCTTGTTATCTTAAACAGAAAATCAGCCTTAACTAACCCCAGAATCTCCGATGCGGATTCGGCGGTAATCTTGCTTTCGCTAAAACTGGTCAGTTGGTCAAGCAAGGATAGCGCATCACGAAGCGAGCCATCGGCTTTACGGGCTATCATAAGCGCCGCCTTGGGTTCGATTTCCTGTTTCTCCTGCTTGGCGATATTATTGACAGTTTCGGCTAATGCCGATACCGGCACTCGTTTGAAATCGAAACGCTGAGTGCGCGAAAGAATTGTCGCCGGCAGATTTTGCGGCTCGGTTGTGGCGAATATAAATATCACATGCGGCGGAGGTTCTTCCAATGTTTTTAACAGGGCGTCGAAAGCTTCTTGGGTAAGACGATGAACCTCATCTATAATATACACTTTATACCTTGATGATACCGGCGCATAACGAACATTCTCCCGAAGTTCCCGAATGTCATCGATACCGCGATTGGAGGCGGCGTCGATTTCGAAAACATCCGCGGAGATGCCGGCTTTGATTTCCTTGCAGTTGACGCACTCACCGCAGGGAGTATCAGTTGGGCCTTTTTCGCAATTAAGCGATTTGGCTAAAACCCTGGCGGTAGTTGTCTTGCCAGTGCCGCGCGGACCACATAATAAAAAAGCATGAGCAATACGGCCGCTTTTAACAGCATTTGACAGCGTCTTTGTTATATGATTCTGAGCCAGAATCTTGGAAAAATCATCCGGTCTGTATCGTCGAGCTAAAGCTAAGTAACTCATAGGATAGGTCTTACCTTGCCGTTCCTTTTGGAATAAATTAATAACGCGCACCCATCTTCGACCCTTAGCCAGTAAACAGCCGTCGCCGGAAAGCTCACGTTCAAGTAAACTTGCATCACACGGAGAATCCACTTACCGCTGCTACTTTCCAGTCCTGACGGGGTTGGGCGGCCTGCCGTTGCGCAAGGCTTGTTCGATCAACACTCCCGTACGGCGTCTGATTAAAGTTTCCAAGCCTCAGATGGGAATTCGGCCCCGGTAGAGCGGATTCCGGGTTCAGGGCACCGCTAACTCCCCACCTAGCGCGTAATTATATTGTCAAACAACTGGAGCAGAGCGGGCTCGAACCGCCGACCTGTACGTTGCGAACG from Candidatus Zixiibacteriota bacterium includes the following:
- a CDS encoding YbaB/EbfC family nucleoid-associated protein, with protein sequence MAKGLGDLMKQMQKMQASVEKMQEELADKTVEGSAGGGMVKVVANGKQELLEIKIDPEVVNPDEIEMLEELILAAVNQAKENAEKLQIDGLSGLTGGLPIPGLKF
- the dnaX gene encoding DNA polymerase III subunit gamma/tau yields the protein MSYLALARRYRPDDFSKILAQNHITKTLSNAVKSGRIAHAFLLCGPRGTGKTTTARVLAKSLNCEKGPTDTPCGECVNCKEIKAGISADVFEIDAASNRGIDDIRELRENVRYAPVSSRYKVYIIDEVHRLTQEAFDALLKTLEEPPPHVIFIFATTEPQNLPATILSRTQRFDFKRVPVSALAETVNNIAKQEKQEIEPKAALMIARKADGSLRDALSLLDQLTSFSESKITAESASEILGLVKADFLFKITSSIIEHNASQVLELLNIYIAEGGDIDEMSTELSYFLSKLLMIKNKIRDIALLEIDTVELEKYEALTTDIDTFDLLRMLQILADFIAAKKSGVDPVVAIEVALTRMAGLDKTIEINQLLVQGISAKPASQSTSKKMNYSQPPVKHASRYSKPDNTNNQPATTKIQPSGPHKLEDINKWWPNFLNFIKAKRKMVWVNLQHMSIEKAENNMVTLGYTDKNGGNKSLLETDKSFIAEQISEYCGSNVGIVFIKANNNIDNGQKLPQGNVNKILEQNPKIKTIIDNIDGDIIGS